The following proteins are co-located in the uncultured Draconibacterium sp. genome:
- a CDS encoding superoxide dismutase — protein sequence MMAFSLPKLPYAPDALEPYISEKTLDFHYGKHHQAYVNNVNNLVVGTEFEKASLEEIIEKAEGGIFNNGAQVWNHTFYFMQFSADGCDTPKDELKAAIEAKFGSVEGFKADFAKAAATLFGSGWAWLVVNASGELEIVQTSNAANPMRDGKKPIMTCDVWEHAYYIDKKNARPAYIEDFWKILDWKVISERFAE from the coding sequence ATTATGGCATTTAGTTTACCAAAGCTTCCGTATGCACCCGATGCATTGGAGCCTTACATTAGCGAAAAAACATTGGATTTTCATTATGGGAAACACCACCAGGCATATGTGAATAACGTAAATAACCTGGTTGTTGGAACTGAATTTGAAAAAGCAAGTCTGGAAGAAATTATTGAAAAGGCTGAAGGAGGAATTTTTAATAACGGAGCCCAGGTTTGGAACCATACTTTCTATTTTATGCAGTTTAGCGCCGATGGTTGCGACACGCCTAAAGACGAATTAAAAGCAGCCATTGAGGCAAAGTTTGGTTCTGTAGAAGGATTTAAAGCCGATTTCGCAAAAGCAGCAGCTACTTTATTTGGCTCGGGTTGGGCCTGGCTTGTAGTGAATGCAAGTGGCGAATTGGAAATTGTGCAAACAAGTAATGCAGCTAATCCAATGCGGGATGGAAAAAAACCAATTATGACTTGCGACGTTTGGGAACATGCTTATTACATCGATAAGAAAAATGCCCGTCCGGCATATATCGAAGATTTTTGGAAAATTTTAGACTGGAAAGTCATTTCGGAACGATTTGCAGAATAA
- a CDS encoding glycosyltransferase, giving the protein MKLISIVVSMYNEESGIAFFSNNLVDELKKIKDYNFEVLWVNDGSLDYTQHNVEKSCSSKNENVNHVFIQFSRNFGHEAAMLAGVDNARGEAVICLDADGQHPPQEIIEMLKAYENGHEIVLMQRVDREDHGLIKSSFSRLFYTLINKLSVVKFQKNASDFFLISNKIADILKQGFRDNNRFLRGFIQELGFNVSVLEYNAPKREYGESNYSFYRLMKLAFNVIFAFSNKPLRIVILISILFFLFTIVFGGYSLVQYFIADSIPSGYTSIIFFISLSFSLMFLVLTILSIYFEKTIKEIKRRPIYIIKKINRL; this is encoded by the coding sequence AAGTATTGTCGTTTCAATGTACAATGAAGAAAGTGGTATTGCCTTTTTTTCGAACAATCTTGTTGATGAATTGAAAAAAATAAAAGATTACAACTTCGAGGTACTTTGGGTTAACGATGGTAGTTTAGATTATACTCAACATAATGTTGAAAAATCATGTTCCTCTAAGAATGAGAATGTTAATCATGTTTTTATTCAATTTTCAAGAAACTTTGGTCATGAGGCGGCAATGCTTGCCGGGGTTGATAATGCCCGTGGTGAGGCCGTGATTTGTTTGGATGCCGATGGACAACATCCACCTCAAGAAATAATTGAAATGCTTAAAGCATATGAAAATGGACATGAAATTGTATTGATGCAGCGTGTCGACAGAGAAGACCATGGCTTAATCAAAAGTTCATTTTCCAGACTGTTTTATACGTTGATAAATAAATTGTCGGTTGTAAAATTTCAAAAAAACGCATCTGACTTCTTTTTAATATCGAATAAAATAGCAGATATCTTGAAACAAGGATTTAGGGATAATAATCGATTTTTAAGAGGTTTTATTCAGGAACTTGGATTTAATGTTAGTGTGCTTGAATATAATGCTCCCAAAAGAGAATATGGCGAAAGCAATTATTCGTTTTATAGGTTAATGAAGTTAGCTTTCAATGTAATTTTTGCATTTTCAAATAAGCCATTACGAATTGTGATTCTGATTTCAATTCTGTTTTTTTTGTTTACAATAGTCTTTGGAGGATATTCGCTAGTTCAGTACTTTATTGCAGATTCAATACCTTCCGGATATACTTCAATTATTTTCTTCATTTCCCTCTCTTTTTCTCTTATGTTTCTTGTTCTAACAATACTCTCAATATACTTTGAGAAAACTATTAAGGAAATAAAAAGAAGGCCTATTTATATAATTAAAAAAATTAACAGACTTTAG
- the xylE gene encoding D-xylose transporter XylE: MKNNRFYIFSITIVATLGGLLFGYDTAVISGAEKSVQAFLIDSQGLSTLIHGLTISSALIGCIIGGGISGIFALKIGRKRSLMIAALLFFISALGSGYPEFLFFEKGKATMGLLYMFNVYRVIGGIGVGMASAIVPMYIGEIAPENIRGRLVSINQFAIIFGMLVVYFVNWGIANGQSLDWINEIGWRRMFLSESIPAGLFGLLLFFVPETPRYLALKQKDNEALVILEKINGKIRAKEILNDIKVTVEHHSGKLWSYGKLVIIVGILLSVFQQFVGINVALYYAPRIFESMGAAKDASMMQTIVMGLVNVIFTVVAILTVDKWGRKPLLMIGSIGMAVGMFAISGLAYMEIIGISTLVFIIVYTASFMMSWGPICWVLISEIFPNKIRGRAVAIAVVAQWAANYFISSTYPAMMEFSGAVTYGFYGLMSLLSFFFVWKMVPETKGKTLEEMEGLWKK, translated from the coding sequence ATGAAGAACAATCGTTTTTATATTTTTTCAATAACCATTGTGGCTACTCTTGGAGGCTTGCTATTTGGCTATGATACTGCAGTTATTTCAGGAGCTGAAAAATCAGTCCAGGCATTTCTGATCGACAGTCAGGGCTTAAGCACATTGATTCATGGCTTAACCATTTCCAGTGCCTTAATTGGCTGTATTATTGGAGGCGGAATTTCCGGTATTTTTGCATTAAAAATTGGCCGTAAAAGATCACTGATGATTGCGGCTTTGCTTTTCTTTATTTCAGCTTTGGGATCGGGTTATCCCGAATTCTTGTTTTTCGAAAAAGGCAAAGCCACGATGGGCTTGTTATACATGTTTAATGTTTATCGCGTAATTGGAGGAATTGGTGTTGGAATGGCATCGGCAATTGTTCCGATGTACATTGGCGAAATTGCCCCTGAAAATATTCGTGGACGTTTGGTTTCAATTAACCAGTTCGCTATCATCTTTGGGATGTTAGTCGTATATTTTGTAAACTGGGGAATTGCCAATGGTCAGAGTTTGGACTGGATCAATGAGATTGGATGGAGAAGGATGTTCTTATCAGAATCAATACCGGCAGGATTATTTGGACTTTTACTGTTTTTTGTTCCTGAAACTCCTCGTTACTTAGCCTTGAAACAAAAGGATAATGAGGCTTTGGTCATTCTTGAAAAAATTAATGGAAAAATCCGTGCAAAAGAAATTCTTAATGATATTAAAGTTACCGTTGAACACCATTCAGGAAAATTATGGTCGTATGGCAAACTAGTGATTATTGTTGGTATTCTGCTTTCTGTATTTCAGCAATTTGTTGGAATTAACGTTGCACTGTATTATGCACCACGTATTTTCGAAAGTATGGGAGCTGCTAAGGACGCTTCGATGATGCAAACCATTGTAATGGGACTGGTAAACGTAATATTTACTGTTGTTGCCATATTAACCGTTGACAAATGGGGACGCAAACCGCTGTTAATGATAGGTTCGATTGGAATGGCAGTGGGTATGTTTGCCATTTCAGGTTTAGCTTATATGGAAATTATTGGTATCAGTACACTTGTTTTTATTATTGTGTACACTGCTTCATTTATGATGTCGTGGGGTCCAATTTGCTGGGTGCTTATTTCAGAAATATTCCCTAATAAAATTCGTGGGCGGGCAGTTGCCATTGCTGTTGTTGCACAGTGGGCAGCGAACTATTTTATTTCATCAACCTATCCGGCAATGATGGAATTTAGCGGTGCTGTAACTTATGGTTTTTATGGATTAATGAGTTTGCTGTCGTTCTTCTTTGTTTGGAAAATGGTTCCTGAAACCAAAGGAAAAACACTGGAAGAAATGGAAGGACTCTGGAAGAAATAA